A genomic region of Gossypium hirsutum isolate 1008001.06 chromosome D01, Gossypium_hirsutum_v2.1, whole genome shotgun sequence contains the following coding sequences:
- the LOC107928847 gene encoding disease resistance protein SUMM2 — protein sequence MGNIFSISLSLDTIITRCWDCAARQASYICNLEDNLHALKNEVEELKAIMRDLTSRVRAAEHEQQLKRLPQVDLWLQRADCVVTDADQLIVQSPQHVEKLRMGGCCSRHPRSTHKLGKQIARILQEVKHLKENGDFSDVACKPPIPSATKRPSEPTVGLESNFNQVWNCLQKEQVGIIGIYGLGGVGKTTLLNQINNKFHDMSHDYHVIWAVASQDRPIKKVQDQIAERIGLLAEGLKSIEEKAEDIFNVLCKKKFALLLDDIWEWFDLTRAGVPLPTQENGSKIIFTTRRLDVCCQMQPNMDNNIRVECLPPGEAFKLFEEKVGSETLRMHPDICKLAEAVVAECAGLPLALITIGRAMASKKTPREWEYATEVLRQSTASVLPGVGKEMYPKLKFSYDCLPDERFRSCFLYCSLYPEDYLIEEDELVDCWIGEGLLDEHTNLSNARNQGHFIIGSLIDACLLGKGPINVDVKMHDVIRDMALWIAGESEKEKFFAKSGVQLKEQPKAKKWEEVTRMSLMENQIENLTEILECPNLQTLFLGRNDLKVIMDDFFNFMPMLRVLDLSHNKKLEEFPVGIAKLVSLEHLNLSWTGIKKLPVELKTLAKLKYLNLEWTVDLERIPQQLISSFSKLQVLKMEGCGFGCLVLEEMEHLQYLNVLTLTFTCASELEKASRFNKFFSCAIEHVSLLGFRDSRSLNIMALAKLQNLCTLRLLSCMDLEEVKIERNIVEGAGCFHSLRYVTVDKCNHLKDVSWVTFAPHLEQLYILECQGLEEIISEEKLGEVAELKGNSNLFSKLERLALYHLHKLSTIYCHPLPFPQLLEVCIMECPMLKKLPLNSNSAKGQRLIIEGEEGWWKDVGWEDESTKIAFLPTFKPLIL from the coding sequence ATGGGTAATATCTTTTCAATCTCACTTTCACTCGATACCATCATTACCCGTTGCTGGGATTGTGCTGCTAGACAGGCAAGTTATATATGCAACCTCGAAGATAACCTCCACGCTTTAAAAAATGAAGTGGAAGAATTGAAGGCGATCATGAGGGATCTGACAAGCAGGGTCAGGGCAGCGGAACATGAGCAGCAACTTAAGCGGCTACCCCAAGTTGATCTTTGGCTTCAGAGGGCTGATTGTGTGGTAACCGATGCTGATCAACTGATTGTCCAAAGTCCTCAGCATGTTGAAAAGTTACGTATGGGAGGTTGTTGTTCCAGGCATCCCAGGTCCACCCACAAGTTAGGTAAGCAAATCGCCAGAATACTCCAAGAGGTAAAACACCTAAAGGAGAATGGAGATTTCAGTGATGTGGCCTGCAAGCCACCAATTCCTTCCGCAACTAAACGACCTTCTGAGCCAACTGTGGGCTTAGAGTCCAATTTCAATCAGGTTTGGAACTGTCTTCAAAAGGAACAAGTGGGAATTATTGGCATATATGGTTTAGGAGGAGTTGGCAAGACAACCCTCCTAAACCAAATCAATAACAAATTCCATGACATGTCCCATGATTACCATGTCATTTGGGCGGTTGCATCGCAAGATCGGCCAATTAAGAAAGTTCAGGACCAGATTGCCGAAAGAATAGGCTTGCTGGCCGAGGGTCTGAAATCTATTGAAGAGAAAGCTGAAGACATCTTCAATGTATTATGTAAAAAGAAGTTTGCATTGTTGTTGGATGATATATGGGAATGGTTTGATCTCACAAGAGCTGGGGTACCTCTTCCAACACAAGAAAATGGCTCTAAAATCATTTTCACAACTCGTCGTCTTGACGTGTGCTGTCAAATGCAACCGAACATGGATAATAATATCAGAGTGGAATGTTTGCCACCAGGAGAAGCTTTCAAACTGTTCGAGGAGAAGGTTGGATCAGAAACCCTTCGAATGCATCCAGATATTTGCAAGTTAGCTGAAGCGGTGGTTGCAGAGTGTGCAGGGCTACCTCTTGCTCTCATTACAATTGGGCGAGCCATGGCATCCAAGAAGACCCCTCGAGAATGGGAATATGCTACAGAAGTTTTAAGGCAATCAACTGCCTCTGTGTTGCCAGGGGTAGGGAAAGAGATGTATCCCAAGTTAAAATTCAGTTATGACTGTTTACCTGATGAAAGGTTCAGGTCTTGTTTCTTGTATTGTTCTTTATATCCAGAAGATTATCTCATCGAAGAAGATGAACTAGTAGATTGTTGGATCGGGGAAGGACTTTTGGACGAGCATACCAATTTGAGCAATGCTAGAAACCAGGGACATTTCATTATAGGTTCTCTTATTGACGCATGCTTATTGGGGAAAGGACCAATTAATGTTGATGTAAAGATGCACGATGTGATTCGTGACATGGCTTTGTGGATTGCTGGTGAATCTGAGAAGGAGAAGTTTTTTGCAAAATCAGGTGTTCAGTTAAAGGAACAACCAAAAGCTAAAAAGTGGGAAGAGGTAACAAGAATGTCGCTGATGGAGAATCAAATTGAAAATCTAACTGAGATATTGGAATGTCCCAATCTCCAAACTTTGTTTCTTGGCAGGAATGATTTGAAGGTAATCATGGAtgatttctttaatttcatgCCGATGCTAAGGGTTCTGGATTTGTCCCATAATAAGAAGTTGGAAGAATTTCCAGTAGGAATTGCAAAGTTGGTTTCACTAGAACATCTCAATTTGTCATGGACAGGAATAAAAAAGTTGCCAGTCGAATTGAAGACCCTAGCAAAgctgaaatatttgaatttggagTGGACAGTGGATCTAGAAAGGATCCCACAACAATTGATATCCAGTTTCTCCAAGTTGCAAGTACTGAAAATGGAGGGATGTGGCTTTGGATGTTTGGTTTTGGAGGAAATGGAGCATTTACAATATTTGAATGTGTTGACTCTTACTTTTACATGCGCTTCGGAGTTGGAAAAAGCTTCGAGGTTCAACAAGTTCTTTAGCTGTGCCATTGAACATGTAAGCCTTCTAGGTTTCAGAGATTCAAGATCATTGAATATTATGGCTTTAGCAAAACTGCAGAATCTATGTACTTTAAGGCTCTTGAGTTGTATGGATCTAGAGGAAGTGAAGATCGAACGTAACATAGTTGAAGGTGCAGGATGCTTCCATAGCCTTCGATATGTAACCGTAGACAAATGCAATCATTTGAAAGATGTGAGTTGGGTAACTTTTGCTCCACATTTGGAACAACTATATATATTGGAATGCCAAGGTTTAGAAGAAATCATCAGTGAAGAAAAACTTGGTGAAGTCGCTGAGCTAAAAGGAAATTCAAACTTATTTTCTAAGCTCGAGCGTTTGGCGCTATATCATCTGCACAAATTAAGCACAATATATTGCCATCCTCTGCCTTTCCCACAGCTGCTGGAAGTATGCATTATGGAATGCCCAATGTTAAAGAAGCTGCCACTAAACTCCAATAGTGCAAAAGGACAGAGGCTTATCATTGAAGGAGAGGAGGGATGGTGGAAAGATGTAGGATGGGAGGATGAATCCACTAAAATTGCTTTTCTCCCCACTTTCAAACCTCTTATATTGTAA